The Nitrospiria bacterium genomic sequence AGGTATCCAACGGGGTGAGGGCCTACGGCCATCTGACCAGATTGGGTTTTTCCTGGGATTTTTGGCGTCGGGTCGGCCTCAAAGCCTTTCAAGGGCTTTATTATTTAAAAGGCCGTGGAAAGGACGAGGCGGTGGGGGTGAATTTCAGCGTTTCTGAGGAAATACTCAGAGGACTCAATTTACATTACTCGTTTGCATTTGTTCATGTGGAGACGTTGACCAACAAGATAGGGGATGCTTTCAGCCATGCGTTTGGACTTCAATATTTATTGATCCGAAATCTTTTATTGAAAGCCGAGGTTGAATTGAATGATAATCCTGATTTTCAAACCGATACCCGTGTCAATCTGGTAGCCAGCTATGATTTTTACTTCTGAAATCAAAAATGAGATCTTTCTTGGGGTTATCCTGGTTGGTATTTTTCTACTTCAGGGATGCCGTATGTCAGAAGTGGAGTGGGGATGGAAGGCCCAGAGGCCGGCGAGCATCCAGGAAGTTTTCTCCCATGAGGTACATGAAACCGTGTTGGAAAAAGAAGGGTTTGCCTGCTCGGTGTGCCATCCCATGGGGGCATTGATTGAGGAGGAAAAAGAAGAAGAAAAAATGTATGATTTTTCCAAAGAGGTTTTCTTTCCCGGAAAAGAGACCTGCCATTTTTGCCATTTTAACCCCAAGGGAATCAACGTGGCGCCGGGCAGGTGCGGCCTCTGTCATTTCGATCTTCTGGAGGTTCAGCCTGCCAATCATCAATTCGACTGGGGTTCCAAGCATGGGGTCTACGCCAAAGCAGATGGGGGAGATTGTGGAAGCTGCCATCTTCCCAAGTTTTGTGAGGATTGCCATCAGCGAAGAGATCTTCCGACGCAAAGGGTTCATGACCGGAATTTCAGGTTTGTTCACGGAATGGAGGCTCGGGTCAATCCAAAATCTTGTGGTAACTGCCACGAGCTGATTGGGTTTTGCGCGAGCTGCCATATCGAGGGGGGATATGAAAGGTAATTGGTGGCTAATGGTCATTCTTTTTTTGATCCTATCTCCCGGAGTCATAAGTGCCCAGGAGGGGGATGAGGAAAATCCCCATGTGGAGATGCTTGACGATCAGTTTGTTTGCCTGGATTGCCACACCCGGCTTCCGAAGGAAGGGGAAACCAGTCCAGATTATTTTCTGGTTGATCTTCCCTCAGAGAATTGTCTAGGCTGTCATTCGGAAGTGGAACATTCTGGGGTGAAGGAACATGAGAAGAAAGATTCGGGTCCGCTTCCAGGGGATGAAAACAGAAAAATGACCTGCTTTACCTGCCATGATCCCCACCCCCAAGGTTCCATTCATGGAAGGATTGTTTATGATTCGGAGGTGAACCCAAGGAGCAGGGATTTTACAAGAATCATTCATTTTCCGGATGTTGAAAAAAGGGCCAAAAAAGAAGTGGCCCCGGGTAAAAAAAAGGAAGTTTATCTTAGGTTTCCCATGGGTCAGGACCAACTTTGCCGGGAGTGCCATGACCCTTTGAAGGAAGCCCAATGGAGAGAGGGGATTTTATGGAACAAGTTTTTAAGGTTTTTTTCCTATTCATTGCCCTAGTTTTTGTAGGAAGTATGGCCTTGGCCCAAGAGAAAAAAAGTGCCGAGGAGGGGCGTAAAATTTTTGTGGAGAAAAGATGTTATACCTGTCATACGGTCAAAGCGGAAGGCGAATTAATCGAAAAGGAAAAAGAGGCATTCGCCAAATCCAAGGGGGTTGAGCTAAAAGGCGAAGATGAGGATGACGGCGACGGGGAAGATGAAGATAAAAAAGATTCAAAGATAGGTGGGGATCTTTCCCATGTGGGAAAGGAGAGAGAAGGAAAGTGGATCCGAGACTTTATTCAAAAACCCAAGGACCAATTTAAGGATTCTTCCGATTGCAAGAGAAAAGCTAAGAAAAAAGATCGAAAGCGTTTTAAAGGAACGGAAAAGGAACTGGAGGTTTTGGTAGGATACATTTCCGGTTTGAAATATCCGCAACAAGAGAAAAAACCCGAAACCTGTTTGAAAGAGTAGATTCTAAAGAAAGATTGAGAGGGAAAACGTATGCTTGAGGAAAATTTGGTCAAAGCTATTGGTATTGGCTTGTGTGTGTTCACCATTCTTCTTGTGGTTTATACGATTTTCTTCAGACCGAAGTCCTTTCTGGAAGATATCACCGCCCGTTGGCTTTTATTGTTTGGATTTGTCATTTTATCCCCTCTGGCCTATCTGTTGAGCTTTGCCATGGTGTTCGAAGATTCTAAAACGGTTTCGTTCTGTAATTCCTGCCATGTGATGGAAAGCCGTGTTGAGAATCTCAAAAACCCTGATAGTGAATATTTGGCCGCCCAGCATTATCAATTCCGGTGGATTGCAAATAATCAGTGCTATCACTGTCATACGGATTATAATCTTTTCGGAGGGTTCAGAGGAAAAATTGCCGGGTTTAGGCATGTTTGGGCCTATTATGTGGTGGGTTATGAGTTGCCCCTAAAAATTTATGGGACTTACGATAACCAGATCTGTCTTTATTGCCACGGGCCGGTACGTAATTATCAAGAACTGGAAGAGCATCAGGATTACCTAAAGGATCTTGATCTCAGCAAGAAGTCCTGTTTAGGATCAGATTGTCATATCGCAACACATCCCAAAGAGAGGAAGAAAAGTGGCCTCTGAAAACGTAAAAAAATTCAATAAGGCATTGATGTTTGCGGGAATCTTTAATATCATCGGTCTGTTATTGGTTTCATTCTCACTCTTTAAGGTGACTCCCATTACCATCATTCTTTCAACGGGTGTGGGAGGTCTCCTCATTGGCATGGCGGTTCTTTTATATCTTAAGGTGGTTATTCAAGATCTTCGGAAACAGAAAATTCTATGATGAAAGACCCATAGGCCTTATACGGAATTAAACCCTTCTTGACTAACCAGAACCCGTTTGTCTCCCAAAACGGTTTGAAAAATATTTCGGACCTCCCATAATTTTTCTAGCTTGGCCCATTCCGAATATCCCCCGGTATTGAGTCTTTTCACAAAATCCGTCCTCAGGGTTCTTTTTCCGTTTGAACCATCGCCGATGAGAAAATGGTCTAAGATCACCCTGTGGGATGCCTCGCCAATCCCTTGTGCAAAACCGATGGGATTTTTTAGTGGCAGTAGGGGACTGACAGTCGTTTGGGTCTGTATTCCTTTATCCTTGAACGCTTTTAGAGTTCCCAAACGCTGAAGGGGAGGAAAAGTATGGGGAGGAAACCCCGGAACGGGGTCCAGATCAGTTTCGACGGTCATGGAAACCCAGACCTGACATAGCCCTGATAATTTTTTTATGAGATGTAAATCCCGGCCGATTAAAGTGGAATGGGTTTGAATGACCAGAACATCGGGTGGTCGTGAAATCATTTTTTCCAATAATTCAGCCGTTAGCCCGAGGGATTTTTCCTGGGGGACATAGGGATCGGTGATACTGCTCATGTAAATTCTTAAAGGTTTTGCCTTTCCTCGTAAGGGGTGTTTGATTCGATCATAATCTTTTATATAGGTTTCTTTAATATTTTCTTTTGCTCCATAAAGCCCCCACGGTCTGCCCTTAGTGTTCCATGTGATGTGCTGGGCATAACAAAACGTACCGCAAAGTGCATTTGCAAAGGAACACCCACTGTAAATATTAACCGTGTGGGTAAATCCATTTTTCAGAAAGCCACCCGTGGGCGTCAGAAGGGTTTTATTGTCGATCCAGTCCATTTTTTCGCATTTGATGATTTAATTAAAATTCTTTATAATTATAGTGGAGCGTATTTAATAATAGAATTATTAAAAATGTATTCCTGCTTTTTTTATAAGGTAATATGTCTTCCAACTGATGATTAACCTATTTTTAAATTTGTTGATAAAACAATCAAGGGAAATGATGGCACATTCTGGTAAGGTTTTTATAGGATGTCTGGTAGCTGTTATCTTTGGTATTTCGGATAGTTATGGCTACACAGGAACGAAAGTTGGTAACGGGGGAAAAATCCATGGGAGGGTGATATTAAAAGGTCCCGTACCGGAACACCGGGCCTTTCCGATAGTTCTTTATCCGTTTGGGTCTTATTGCAAGAAAATATCCAATGGAGAAGGGTTGATTCTGCTCAAAGAGTTCAATGTCGATCTTGATGGAGGTTTGCAGGATGCCGTGGTGGCGGTTCAGGGTGTGACAAAAGGAAAGCGATTTCGGTCTAAAAAAAATCAATTTGTAGCCATTAACTGCATGTTTCATCCTGCCGATGTTCCCGAAGACAAGCAATTTGAATTGCATGCCGGAAGATTGACCCACGTTCATCCGCTGGTCAGCATCATGAGGAACCACCGGCGCGTGTCTGTCGTGAACAAAGACCCTGTTCTACATGGAGGTCAGATTTATCAGCCGGAAACCGGTCACCGGGTGTTGAGTTTCCCTGTTCCGGTTTCTGGGGGAAAATTCGGGGGAACCATCCATTTGGGAAAGGGTAAAAAAATTGTCCAGATGATCTGTCCAATGCATGAATTTATGCAAAGCTGGGGATGGATCGTGGATAATCCCTATTTTGCCAAAACCCAAAAAGGAGGAGGGTATTTGATTGATGACTTATTGCCAGGGAAATACAAAGTCACCGCTTGGCATCCCCATCTCAAGCCCATAGAAAAAGAGTTTACCATCCTTGAAGGGAGAACCGTTTCGATCGATTTTGAGTTTGATCCCACTCAAGTGGTCCGTCCATTATACGAAACACAGGAGCATTTCCGGATTCCACCTGAGTCCGATCCCTTTCAGGACCTGGAGGGTTGTGAAGACCCTTTTTGTGTGAAAAGAGATTGAAGTTTTTTTTTCAGGATTTAACACGGCAGGAAAAAACTATTGATACACCTGAAGGGAGGAAATTTCGTCAAACCCCATTTCAAATTCCAGGCTGCCCTGGTCTGAAGCTTTTTTAAAAACCAGGATTCTTTTTTTAATTTGTGTTAACTGTCCATCCATAATGAGACCGTCTTTTCCTTTTACCCGGAATGTCTCTCCGATCTTTTTGTAAGCTTTGGTTAAGGGAACCTCCTCAAGGGTTGCATATTCCTCCGAAAAAAAAGTTTTAATTTGGGCCAAGGGTTGGTTCTTATTTTTGTTTTCCTGCTTGGGTTGACCGGGTGGGATTTCCACAATTTCAGTGGGCGTTTTTCTCAGTTTCTTTTCCTTTGTCTTCGTTAGACTCTTTATTATTTCTTCCAATGTTTGCCTGATCTTTAAGAATTTTTCTTTTTCTTCAGGGTTGAGAGACCGCGTGTTCTGGATCTGATCCAATAATTGATCAATTTTTTTTCCCTTTTCTTCTTGGGATATCCCTTTTCTGGTTACCTCATAGATCCCTTCAAGCATTTGAAGTCCCCCTAAACCGATCAGTAAATAAAAAAGCAGGGAGACAAATCCGGAAATTGAAATGATATGGATCAAAAAAGGCTTTTTGGCTTCAGACCAGTTTTTTATTGCGAAAATAACGGTGGTAAAGGGGGAGAGGAATAAAACCAAAAAACCCCATAGAACGCTTTCCCGGAAGGCCACGATGACTAACCAAATGAAAGAGGTAAAAATGGCTGTTCCGAAGAGGATCCAAAAAATAAACGCGAGAAGCGTTACCGTCATTTAAGACCTCCAGACCTGTGTTCTTTATGTGTTTAATTCTATCCCATTCTAATTTTCAGTCAATTGAGCAAAGGTTATATTTCTTATGGAGAATTTAAGGGGGAAAAGATATGGGGATTAAATAGGCGTTTTTGGGCGAGGATTGAATAAAAAAATTGTTAAGGAACTTGGTCCCATCCTTTTTTAATCGGTTGATCCACCCTAGTCTTCATGGTTTGGACCTCTTGAAAGAATTGATCCAGGTTAGCGCTTTTCACCAGTTGAAAAGGAGGGGGTTTTAATTCGCCGTGGAAATTTAAAGATCCTATTAATTGGTTGCTAACAATATTCCAGGAAAAACCGAAGAGGCCGACCATGGTAAAGACCACCATTCCGGTCCCCAAAGCGATTTTCTTAGATGATTTATGGGTGCAGAGGCGCAGATGTCCCCACAGGATAAACCCTAAAACAAGACTAACCCCAATCCAAAACAGAATATCAGTGGAGAAGCCTGCCGAAAAACCAAAGGAATAATATTCGTGGGCGGTATCAAATACGGAGAAAGCCAACAGACCCACACAGACAATAAACACATGGGCTTTGAAATAGTGATGGTGCATAAAAATTTTACTCAATAAGGCCCAAATTCCTGCCCAAATACTAATTCCGGCAATAAACCACAGAGGTAAAAGAACCAAATCTCCAAGCTGGGGTTTGGAAAAAGAGTTCCAGAATGTTTCAACCATAATCCATAAACCGGTTAATATCAATATGCCAAAAAATGTAGATGAGCGGTTAAACGATTGGGTTAAAGCCGCGAATCCATATTCAAGTTCTTTAGCGGATGGAACATCAAAAGCAGGTGTCCGGATTCGCAGAAGGGTATGACCGACCCGAATGATGATTTCATCTCCGATGACCTTTCGCATAATGGGTTTAGAGGCAGGCATCTGGTAGACTCCGTTGGTGCTATTTAGATCCGCTATATAAAGCTGCCCGCTTTCACTTAATTCAATGGAGAGATGGGTGGGGGAGACGTACTCGTCATCCAGTATAATTTCATTTTGATAACTGCGGCCGATATGAATGGGGAAACGGTCCCGTCGAAAACGTTCGCGAACTTTTCCCGATTTTTCGAGAATCTCAACGACGATTACCGGTTCCACGTTATGTTCTCCAAAAATTTACTTGCAAACCTTTTGGCATTTTCAAAACTGACCCCTGTTAATGAGACCGAAGTCTGCAGTCCCTTGTTGTTCCCATCCAAGGTGGCAGCCATGATAAAAGAATCATACAGGTTTGGCAGTTTCTTATATCCCCTGGCACAGAATACCACCTTTAAATTCGGTCCCTTCTGTGCGACAAAATTGGAATGGCACCGGAAAGGGCCGACTTCCTCTTCATTGGTTGAGATTTGATTCTTTTCCACCTGGAAAAATTCTTGATATAATCCGTAGAAACGAAAACGGTTTAAATGCTCCGTTGAAATAAAGGTATTGGTAAAAATCATTGTCCCGGAAAACTGGGACCCCGAAAGGTATATTCCATCTTCAAAAGAGCACCGTTGGGTGACTGTTTCATATAGTTGATTGTCCCTTCGGAAAGAATCTCCCCAACATTTGATAAAAGGAGCGATTTTCCCGGGAACCTGGTAGGGCCCCAGGGTGACGGTTTCCCAGCCGTGAGATAAAACCTCCACCAAGTACAAATCTTGATGACTCAAGAGCTGATCGCGCAATTTCAGGATCAAAGTTTCTGGTCCCGCTGGTTTCCTTGAAGCCGTTTCTTTTAAAAGAGTTTGAGCGTATTTAACGGGAACAAGGAAACTTAACTGGTTTCCCGCGGTGGCCACATTGATTCCCACCACTTTTCCATTGGAAAGAATAGACGGGCCTCCGCTCATTCCGGAATTAATCGAACCGGTAAAATGGATCTTTTCATAAAGGGTGTGTTCCAGAAGACCGCTATGAGTTCCTTCAATAATGGTTTGTCCCAGGTCCCAGGGATTTCCCAGGGAATACATCCGGGTCCCTTTCCTTACCGGTTGGGTATGAAATTGAAAATGAGGGAGGTGGGTTCGTTTGGTTTTAACAACGGCTAAATCATGAATGGCATCAAAATTAAGAACCGTTAAGGGGCTGGACTCATTATTATAATGGATAATTTCTCCTCGAAATTGTTCCGGCCGATGAATCAATTGGGAGATCACATGGTAATTGGTGAGAATATGTCCCTCTGGGCTGACCACAAAACCGGAACCCACGGTGGATTTTGCTCCGGAAGAAGCCTCCAGGATACGAATTTGAACCACCCGGTCTCTGTATTTCTCAAATATATGTTCAGCTCCTTCCTCCACCCCAAATGCATAGGGCAACCCTAGAATCCCTTGAAGGATAAAAATAAGAGACCCAAAAAGCAAAACCTCCTTACACTTCCTTTTTTTTTCCAAAAACATCCCCAAAATCAATGGTTTCATAAGTCCTTTACTCAAGGGTAGCTTTCAGGGTACCCCATGTCAAGGTTTTGGACTGATAAACGATGCTGGCATAGGAGAACATTTGTTTTCCGTATGCATTTCGTTTTTAAAATCAAGACAAACGGTGAATTTAAAAAATAAAAGTGGTTTCTTATTTCCTTATTAAAAAAATTGTTAGGAAAGGGCTTTTGTTCTCATTTTTTTCTAACTTTTATTGTTCAGTTTTAGGGGTTTTTAAAATTTTATAAATTAAATCAATAAGATGCATTTCAAATGGTTTAGGGCTGTGATAAGGGGGAGCCAGTATTCTTTGAGCGGTTTCCGGTTAAGAGGGGGT encodes the following:
- a CDS encoding c-type cytochrome translates to MEQVFKVFFLFIALVFVGSMALAQEKKSAEEGRKIFVEKRCYTCHTVKAEGELIEKEKEAFAKSKGVELKGEDEDDGDGEDEDKKDSKIGGDLSHVGKEREGKWIRDFIQKPKDQFKDSSDCKRKAKKKDRKRFKGTEKELEVLVGYISGLKYPQQEKKPETCLKE
- a CDS encoding NapC/NirT family cytochrome c, whose translation is MLEENLVKAIGIGLCVFTILLVVYTIFFRPKSFLEDITARWLLLFGFVILSPLAYLLSFAMVFEDSKTVSFCNSCHVMESRVENLKNPDSEYLAAQHYQFRWIANNQCYHCHTDYNLFGGFRGKIAGFRHVWAYYVVGYELPLKIYGTYDNQICLYCHGPVRNYQELEEHQDYLKDLDLSKKSCLGSDCHIATHPKERKKSGL
- a CDS encoding radical SAM protein encodes the protein MDWIDNKTLLTPTGGFLKNGFTHTVNIYSGCSFANALCGTFCYAQHITWNTKGRPWGLYGAKENIKETYIKDYDRIKHPLRGKAKPLRIYMSSITDPYVPQEKSLGLTAELLEKMISRPPDVLVIQTHSTLIGRDLHLIKKLSGLCQVWVSMTVETDLDPVPGFPPHTFPPLQRLGTLKAFKDKGIQTQTTVSPLLPLKNPIGFAQGIGEASHRVILDHFLIGDGSNGKRTLRTDFVKRLNTGGYSEWAKLEKLWEVRNIFQTVLGDKRVLVSQEGFNSV
- a CDS encoding carboxypeptidase-like regulatory domain-containing protein, with translation MMAHSGKVFIGCLVAVIFGISDSYGYTGTKVGNGGKIHGRVILKGPVPEHRAFPIVLYPFGSYCKKISNGEGLILLKEFNVDLDGGLQDAVVAVQGVTKGKRFRSKKNQFVAINCMFHPADVPEDKQFELHAGRLTHVHPLVSIMRNHRRVSVVNKDPVLHGGQIYQPETGHRVLSFPVPVSGGKFGGTIHLGKGKKIVQMICPMHEFMQSWGWIVDNPYFAKTQKGGGYLIDDLLPGKYKVTAWHPHLKPIEKEFTILEGRTVSIDFEFDPTQVVRPLYETQEHFRIPPESDPFQDLEGCEDPFCVKRD
- a CDS encoding FHA domain-containing protein, which produces MEPVIVVEILEKSGKVRERFRRDRFPIHIGRSYQNEIILDDEYVSPTHLSIELSESGQLYIADLNSTNGVYQMPASKPIMRKVIGDEIIIRVGHTLLRIRTPAFDVPSAKELEYGFAALTQSFNRSSTFFGILILTGLWIMVETFWNSFSKPQLGDLVLLPLWFIAGISIWAGIWALLSKIFMHHHYFKAHVFIVCVGLLAFSVFDTAHEYYSFGFSAGFSTDILFWIGVSLVLGFILWGHLRLCTHKSSKKIALGTGMVVFTMVGLFGFSWNIVSNQLIGSLNFHGELKPPPFQLVKSANLDQFFQEVQTMKTRVDQPIKKGWDQVP
- a CDS encoding serine protease, with amino-acid sequence MKPLILGMFLEKKRKCKEVLLFGSLIFILQGILGLPYAFGVEEGAEHIFEKYRDRVVQIRILEASSGAKSTVGSGFVVSPEGHILTNYHVISQLIHRPEQFRGEIIHYNNESSPLTVLNFDAIHDLAVVKTKRTHLPHFQFHTQPVRKGTRMYSLGNPWDLGQTIIEGTHSGLLEHTLYEKIHFTGSINSGMSGGPSILSNGKVVGINVATAGNQLSFLVPVKYAQTLLKETASRKPAGPETLILKLRDQLLSHQDLYLVEVLSHGWETVTLGPYQVPGKIAPFIKCWGDSFRRDNQLYETVTQRCSFEDGIYLSGSQFSGTMIFTNTFISTEHLNRFRFYGLYQEFFQVEKNQISTNEEEVGPFRCHSNFVAQKGPNLKVVFCARGYKKLPNLYDSFIMAATLDGNNKGLQTSVSLTGVSFENAKRFASKFLENITWNR